CGCTGTCGACACCCGAGATGATCTGCGCGATGCGGCGCACGTTGTCGGCGTAGTCGGTGACGACGATCGTGTTGTTCGCCGGGTAGGCGGTGACCGTGTTGTTCGGCGAGATCAGCGGCCGCAGCACCGGCAGCAGGTTGTTCGCCGATTCGTTGTGCAGCTCGAACACCTGCGTGATGACCTGGTCGCCGCGCGCCTGCGGCGCATTGCCGACATAGGTCGGCACGCCCTGCAGCTTCGCGTCGGCCTCCGGCACGACCTTCAGCACCCCGTGATCCTGCACGAGCGCGAAGCCCTGCATGCGCAGCGCCGACTGCAGCGTCTTCAGCGCCTGGTCTTCCGGCACCGGCCGTTCGGCCACGAGATTGAGCTGCCCCTTCACGCGGGGGTCGACGATGATCGTCTTGCCGGTTGCGGCGCCGATCGCCTTGGCGACCTGGTCGATATCCGCATTCACGAAATTGAGCGTGACCTGAGCGTAGGCGGCCTGCGAGACGATGATGCCGGCGACCATCAGAGTCGTGGCGATGCGCCGCATAACGAAGCGATTTCTTGTCATGGATGAATGGGTCGATGCCGGCTCAGGCCACTTCCGGCGGTAGTGCTGGGATCCAGGTCCTAAAGGCGCGACATTAGCAGTTTTTCATGTCCGAAATATCACATTGATCCGAGGACTGTCTCACATACGACATGTATTCGGCGCACCGTATGCAATATGTAAGATTTCGGCAATGCCCCGGCATTCTGGCCATCGCCGCCTTTTTACGATGAATCGACACGAAAATGCGGTATAAACGGGCTGCCGCCTTTCGCCTCTCGCCACGTGACGGACTGTCTGTATGATACGGGCGGCGCGTTTCCAGTCGTACGAATTAGAAACACGGGTTTTCCCGATCCTTGCGTCATTTCCTTTTCGTTTCCGCAACATGAGCAGACGGTTCGCTTCGATCGCGTTGATCGCCGCCGGCGCGTGGTTCGCCTGCGGAAACGCTCGCGCGGATTGTTTCGACGAGGCCGCGCGGTACCAGAAGGTCAATCCGCTGATCCTGCGCGCGATCGCGTGGCAGGAGTCGCGCAACCGGCCCGACGCGCTGAACAAGAATACGAACGGCTCGGTCGACTACGGCCTGATGCAGATCAATTCGATCCACCTGCCGACGCTGTCGCGCTACGGCATTGGCCGCGACACGCTGATGCAGCCGTGCAAGAACGTGTACATCGCCGCGTGGCATCTGCGCCAGAAGATGAATCGCTACGGCAACACATGGCAGGCCGTCGGCGCTTACCATTCCGAAACGCCGTCGCTGCGCGACAAGTACGCGCGGCAGATTGCGGCAATCCTGGCCCAGTGGAAGCTGCTGCCGCCCGAGCAGTGACGCGGCGCCGCAGCGCACGGCCGACGCCGCGCTGCTCGGCCGGCGCGCGTTTGATGCACAATGCGAGTCTCACGCCGCGATTTCGACCGGCCCCGGGCGACCGGCTCCGGGCCGATCGCGCCCCGCCAGGGCGCCGCGGCCGCGTTTCCCTCTTTTCCGTTGGTGCAAATCGCTATGAATCCGGCAATGAACCAGCCGTTGCCCGTCACCGTGCTGTCCGGTTTCCTCGGCGCCGGCAAGACCACGCTGCTTAATCACATCCTCGCGAACCGCGCGGGCCTGAAAGTCGCCGTGATCGTCAATGATCTCGCGGCGGTCAACATCGACGCGTCGCTCGTGCGCGATGCGCAGGCGCTGTCGCATGTCGAGGAGCGTCTCGTCGAGATGTCGAACGGCTGCATCTGCTGCACGCTGCGCGACGACCTGCTCGTCGAGATCCGCAATCTCGCGGCGGAGGGCCGCTTCGATGCGATCGTGATCGAATCGACCGGCATCGCGGAGCCGATGCCGATCGCCGAAACCTTCACGTTCGTCGACGACGACGGCGCGTCGCTGTCGAGCGTCGCGCGGCTAGACACGCTCGTCACCGTGGTCGACGCCTACAATTTCCTGCGCGACTACGGCTCCGACGACGCGCTCGCGGCGCGCGGCATCGCCGCATCGGACGAAGACGATCGCACGCTCGTCGAGTTGCTGATCGAGCAGATCGAATTCTGCGACGTGCTGGTCATCAACAAGGCCGACCTCGTCGGCGCGGACGAACTCGCGCGCCTGCAGCGCATTCTTGCGCGGCTCAACCCGCGCGCGCACCAGGTCGTGTCGACGTTCGGCAACGTGCCGCTCGTCGAAGTGCTGAACACCGCCCGCTTCGATTTCGACGAAGCCGCGAATGCGCCGGGCTGGCTCGCATCGCTCGATCACGATCACACGCACGGCGACGATCCGCATCACGCGCACGTGCATGGCGAGGCCGACGAATTCGGCATCGGCAATTTTGTTTACCGCGCGCGCCGGCCGTTTCATCCGGCACGGCTCTGGGCGCTGCTGCATCAGGAGTGGCCGGGCGTGCTGCGCAGCAAGGGCTTCTTCTGGCTCGCGACGCGCAACGACATCGCGGGTTCGCTGTCGCAGGCGGGCGGTGTGTGCCGGCATGGCCCCGCAGGCCTCTGGTGGGCCGCACAGGATCGCGCGGAATGGCCGGACGACGACGAGCTGCTCGCCGAAATTCGCGCGGAGTGGCAGGGCGACCTCGACGACCGCTCGGTCGGTGATCGCCGTCAGGAGCTCGTGCTGATCGGCATCGGGCTCGATGCCGACGCATGGCGCGCGAAACTCGACGCATGCCTGCTCACCGATGCGGAATTCGCGCTCGGCGCAACTCAATGGAGCGCATTCGACGATCCGTTCCCGGCATGGGATGTCGATGCGCACGACGACGACGATCCCGACGCGCAGATCGTGCATGCGTAACGCACGGTAAAAAACGCGCGGCGAAAGGCAACCGTTAAATCTTGCAAGAGTGGCGCGAACTGTGGCGAAAATGCCGCGCGCGCCCAACAAAAAACCCGCCTGAAGGCGGGTTTTTTTCTGGAACAGGCGCTGGATTAACGCTTGTTGACGGCGTCCTTGAACGCCTTGCCAGCCGTGAACTTGACCGTCTTGGCTGCCGGGATCTTGATGGTTTCGCCCGTCTTCGGGTTGCGGCCCGTACGTGCTGCGCGCTTGCCCGAACCGAAGCTGCCGAAGCCGATCAGCTGAACCGCATCACCCTTCGACACGGCCTTCTTGATGACTTCGAGCAGCGTGTCCAGCGTTTCGCCGGTTTGAGCCTTGCTGGCGCCCGTTTGGGCGGCGACGGCGTCGATCAGTTCCTGTTTGTTCATTAAGGTTCCTTTTTCAGGTTAGGTTTGACACGAACAGCGCGAACGCGCCGATTATACGTGCGCGAACCGTGCCGTCGAGAGTCAGACTCCGACGACACAGCGCCGAATCCTGGCCCGCGCGACGTGCCGTCCGGCTTGCCGGCGGCCACCCCGCGGTACGGCGTTGCTATGATAGCGCAGCGCAAACCCAATAACGACAAGGGTTTCAAAGATTTTCATCGGTATTTCGCCGAATGAATCGTCGATTGCCCGTTTTTTGACCTGCGCCAACCGGACAGGATACGCAGCCGGGTCCGCCGTCGCGCAACGCCGTTGGTTTTTGCCAACGGCCGACCGGACGCCTCCGCGCAATCCCTTGCCAGGCTTGGCTGCCACGTTTTTTGTTTCGCATGCCCGACCGACTCGTTCCCGCCACGCTCGTCCGCCGTGACGACGGCATTCTCGTCTCGCCCGAGTATGGCGAGCTCCCTCGCGACGCGTCGCGCGCACGCGCGCACGCCGGCCGGATGCTCGCCGGCAACGGGCTGCCGGCCCGCTGGCAGGGCCGCCGGACGTTCACGATCGTCGAGACGGGTTTCGGTGCAGGCGGCCGGTTTCTCGCGACGTGGGCCGCGTGGCGCGACGATCCCGCACGCTGCGAGCGGCTGCATTTCGTCGCAATCGAACCGCATCCATTCTCGCGTGAGGACCTGCGGCGAGCCGCTTCATATATCGTTGCGAACACAACCATTTCCGAAAGTGTCGATGCACTGGTCGCTGCGTGGCCGATGCACGTACCCGGCCTGCACCGTCTCGAATTCGACAAAGGCCGCGTGGTGCTCACGCTCGCGTTCGGCGATGCGCACGGCATGTTGCAACAGCTCGTCGCCCGCGCGGATGCGTTCTATCTCGGCAATGCGGTGCAGGCCGCGCACGGCGATCTGCTGTCGCCCGACATGACGCGCGCACTCGCGCGCATCGCAGGCGATGGGGCGACCTATGCGACGCATTCTCGCGACGACGCGTTGAAACAAGCGCTCGAAGAAGCAGGTTTCACGAGTCGCGACGTCGACGATTGCGCAGGTGAGCCCGCGTTACGCGTCGGCGAATACGCACCGCGCTGGCGGATGCGCCGGCACGAACCACCGCGCGCATTGCCGGTTGCCGCGCGCGATGCGATCGTGATCGGCGCAGGTCTGGCGGGCTGTGCGGTCGTCGAACGGCTCGCCGCTCGTGGCTGGAACGTCACGCTGATCGAGCGGCACGCGCGGATCGCCAGCGATGCATCGGGCAATCCGGCCGGCGTATTCCATCCGCTGATGACGCGCGACGACAACGTCGCGAGCCGGCTCACGCGCAGCGGTTTCATGCATGCGCTCGCACGCTGGCGCGCGCTCGAGCGTGCGGGCCACGCGTTCGCGCGCAGCACACGCGGGATGATCCATCTCGCGGAATCGGCCGACGATTTCGTGCGGATGCGCGATGCGTTCGACGCGCTCGGCGCGCCGTCCGACTACGTATCGTTGCTCGACACCGACGCCGCGCGCGCGCATCTGAACCTGCCTGTCGCACATGGCGGCCTGCTGTTTCCGCACGGCGGCGCCGTATGGCCGGCAGCGCTCTGCGCTGCGCAGGTCGCGGCGTCCGGCGAGCGCGTGAAGCTGCTGGCCGGCACTGAAGTCGCTCGACTCGAGCGTGATGGCGACACGTGGCGCGCTGTCGATGCGGCAGGTGCGACGCTTGCGGAAGCACCGGTCGTCGTGCTCGCGAACGCGGGCGATGCCGTGCGTCTCGCCGGCCTCCGGCATGTGTCGCTGCAACCGGTGCGCGGCCAGCTCACGCTGCTGCCACCCGGCAGCACGGCGCCGCTGCCGTGCCCGGCGATTGGCGACGGCTACGCGGTGCCGCTCGACGACGGCACGCTGCTGATCGGTGCGACGTTCGAACCCGACGACCTCGATCCAGCGCTTCGCACCGCCGGACATGTCGAAAATATCGCGCGCGTGCGGCATTTGCTGCCCGGCCTGATCGGCGAGTTGCCGGACGTCGGGACGCTGCGCGGGCGCGTCGCGTTTCGCTGGGTCGTCGCGGACCGTGTGCCGGTGATCGGCCCGCTTGCCGATGAAGCGCTGACCGTCGCGAACGCACGCGCGCTAAGCGGTGCGAAGGCGCGCGACCTGCCACGCACCGCGGGCCTCTACGGCGCATTCGGCTACGGCTCGCGCGGCCTGGTGTGGGCGGCGCTCGGCGCCGAGCTGATCGCGTCGCAACTCGAAGGCGAGCCGCTGCCGCTCGAGCGCGAACTCGCCGATGCCGTCGACCCGGCCCGGTTCCTGATCCGCGCGCTGCGCGGCCGCCAGATAGGCTGATCTCGCTGGTCGAATCCTCACAGTGCTTCGATTTTTTCGCGCAAGGTTATCCACTCGACGCTGTGGATAACCGCGCGAATTCCGCACGCAGTTCGTGTGCAATCACAGTGGACGTAAACTGGGCAACTCGGCACAGTCATCGGGCGGCCCGAAAGTTGCTCAACTCAAACCTCTGTGAGCAAACAGCCTGTGCAACGGGTTATGGCTGTGCCAACACCTTGATCTTGTTGCGTAAACCGAAGTTATCCACAGAACTGTGCGCGCCTTGTTAACTTCTACTACGTATATATACAAGTAAACCATTGAAACCAAAGACCTGTGACGCCTCACAGGCCCGCGAGTCGATTCGGTCGGTTCCGGAGCGAAAAAGCTGTGGCACAATCGGTTTCCTTCGCGTTCGTTCGGCCAGGCGCCGGACATGCTTCAATGGAACGGTCGGCACGTTTTCGAATCTGAATCTTCGAGACTGCGCAGTCCGTTCACACACCAGGCCGACAATCCAGATCGGCAGCCTGAACGACAGTTCCGCCGGACGGCGGAAAAAGGCGGATCCCATGTCCCGCCGTCGTCGACCACAACAATCACATTCGGGGCGATACCCAGCCGGCGCGCATCTCATTTCTGACGCTTGAACCCGCGCCGCTGGCGATTGCTTCCAAAGGAGAAGTCACCACGATGAAGTCGGCGTTCTCATTCCTGCCCAACTGGCCGCTCGCGCCGGATGCCGTGTTCTGGGCCGGGCTCGCGTTGTTCGCGGCCGGTCTGTGCGGCGAGCTGTGCTACCGCGCATGGCGGTTGCCGCGCATCACCGGCTATGCGGTGATCGGCCTCATCGCCGGTTCGTTCGGATTCGGCGTGATCGACGCGAGCACCGACGAAACCTCGCGGCTGCTGATCGACGTCGCGCTCGGCCTGCTGCTGTTCGAACTCGGCAGTCGCCTCGACCTGAAATGGATTCGCCGCAATCCGTGGCTCATTGCGTCGAGCCTTGCCGAGGCGACGCTGACGTTCGTGCTCGTGCTGTTCGTGATGCTCGCGCTCGGCGTGTCGGGCATGGTCGCGCTCGTGCTGTCGGCGATCGCGATCGCGACATCGCCGTCGATGGTGATCCAGCTCAAGACCGAATTGCGCGCGGAAGGGCAGGTGTCGCAGCGCCTCATCACGCTGACCGCGCTGAACAGCGTGTACGCGATCGTGCTGACCAAGCTCGTTACGAGCTGGCTCCATCAGGAGGCGTACGGGAACGTTTTCGCGACGATCCTGCAACCCGTCTACCTGATCGCCGGTTCGTTCATCGTCGCGTACCTCGTCGCGCGTGCATGCAATTACCTGTTCCGTCACATGACCTCGACGATGCGCGACGAGCATTCGTTCGTCGCGCTGTTCGGGCTCGTGATGCTCGCGATCGCGGTGGCGCAGGCGCTGAAGCTGTCGACGCTGCTCACGCTGCTGCTCGCCGGCATCATCGTGAAGAACCTCGAAGCGCGGCCGCAGCTGTGGCCCGAGCATTTCGGCACGGCCGGCTGGCTGCTGACGGTGGTCCTGTTCGTGCTGACGCTCACGTCGTTCACGTGGGGCGACATCGCACTCGGCGGGCTGCTCGCGATCGTGCTGATCGTCACGCGACTCGTCGCGAAGCTGGCCGGCGTCGTCGCGTTCGCCAAGCCGAGCGGTATCGGGATGAAGCAGGGCATCGCGCTCGGCATCGCGCTC
The sequence above is a segment of the Burkholderia diffusa genome. Coding sequences within it:
- a CDS encoding cation:proton antiporter, whose translation is MKSAFSFLPNWPLAPDAVFWAGLALFAAGLCGELCYRAWRLPRITGYAVIGLIAGSFGFGVIDASTDETSRLLIDVALGLLLFELGSRLDLKWIRRNPWLIASSLAEATLTFVLVLFVMLALGVSGMVALVLSAIAIATSPSMVIQLKTELRAEGQVSQRLITLTALNSVYAIVLTKLVTSWLHQEAYGNVFATILQPVYLIAGSFIVAYLVARACNYLFRHMTSTMRDEHSFVALFGLVMLAIAVAQALKLSTLLTLLLAGIIVKNLEARPQLWPEHFGTAGWLLTVVLFVLTLTSFTWGDIALGGLLAIVLIVTRLVAKLAGVVAFAKPSGIGMKQGIALGIALTPMSALSYLLVDDTYQLYPNFDPHLRAIVMCTIVILQLVSPFVVYRCLSAVSERSDGN
- a CDS encoding lytic transglycosylase domain-containing protein; protein product: MSRRFASIALIAAGAWFACGNARADCFDEAARYQKVNPLILRAIAWQESRNRPDALNKNTNGSVDYGLMQINSIHLPTLSRYGIGRDTLMQPCKNVYIAAWHLRQKMNRYGNTWQAVGAYHSETPSLRDKYARQIAAILAQWKLLPPEQ
- a CDS encoding HU family DNA-binding protein — translated: MNKQELIDAVAAQTGASKAQTGETLDTLLEVIKKAVSKGDAVQLIGFGSFGSGKRAARTGRNPKTGETIKIPAAKTVKFTAGKAFKDAVNKR
- the mnmC gene encoding bifunctional tRNA (5-methylaminomethyl-2-thiouridine)(34)-methyltransferase MnmD/FAD-dependent 5-carboxymethylaminomethyl-2-thiouridine(34) oxidoreductase MnmC, with protein sequence MPDRLVPATLVRRDDGILVSPEYGELPRDASRARAHAGRMLAGNGLPARWQGRRTFTIVETGFGAGGRFLATWAAWRDDPARCERLHFVAIEPHPFSREDLRRAASYIVANTTISESVDALVAAWPMHVPGLHRLEFDKGRVVLTLAFGDAHGMLQQLVARADAFYLGNAVQAAHGDLLSPDMTRALARIAGDGATYATHSRDDALKQALEEAGFTSRDVDDCAGEPALRVGEYAPRWRMRRHEPPRALPVAARDAIVIGAGLAGCAVVERLAARGWNVTLIERHARIASDASGNPAGVFHPLMTRDDNVASRLTRSGFMHALARWRALERAGHAFARSTRGMIHLAESADDFVRMRDAFDALGAPSDYVSLLDTDAARAHLNLPVAHGGLLFPHGGAVWPAALCAAQVAASGERVKLLAGTEVARLERDGDTWRAVDAAGATLAEAPVVVLANAGDAVRLAGLRHVSLQPVRGQLTLLPPGSTAPLPCPAIGDGYAVPLDDGTLLIGATFEPDDLDPALRTAGHVENIARVRHLLPGLIGELPDVGTLRGRVAFRWVVADRVPVIGPLADEALTVANARALSGAKARDLPRTAGLYGAFGYGSRGLVWAALGAELIASQLEGEPLPLERELADAVDPARFLIRALRGRQIG
- a CDS encoding GTP-binding protein — translated: MNPAMNQPLPVTVLSGFLGAGKTTLLNHILANRAGLKVAVIVNDLAAVNIDASLVRDAQALSHVEERLVEMSNGCICCTLRDDLLVEIRNLAAEGRFDAIVIESTGIAEPMPIAETFTFVDDDGASLSSVARLDTLVTVVDAYNFLRDYGSDDALAARGIAASDEDDRTLVELLIEQIEFCDVLVINKADLVGADELARLQRILARLNPRAHQVVSTFGNVPLVEVLNTARFDFDEAANAPGWLASLDHDHTHGDDPHHAHVHGEADEFGIGNFVYRARRPFHPARLWALLHQEWPGVLRSKGFFWLATRNDIAGSLSQAGGVCRHGPAGLWWAAQDRAEWPDDDELLAEIRAEWQGDLDDRSVGDRRQELVLIGIGLDADAWRAKLDACLLTDAEFALGATQWSAFDDPFPAWDVDAHDDDDPDAQIVHA